A window of Tripterygium wilfordii isolate XIE 37 chromosome 7, ASM1340144v1, whole genome shotgun sequence contains these coding sequences:
- the LOC120002323 gene encoding putative serine/threonine-protein kinase-like protein CCR3, whose translation MTVAFFSLPFVFIISLLIGGHEVLVNGLGSASTITVIYGTATFCGIIAGEPTQRIQCFQDGKNISVQPKVSFESISGGFSFFCGLRSGGYSILCWDTTPTTFNLTFQPKRIYFNYSIRLTDLTVGYDHLCAREINSGVARCWRGGENGRSLVLSPGSDLRFSTITSGRGFSCGILRNNSRVSCWGNRDIGAEIQNLIGNLTMSNLVAGDSHVCGITRTGILVCQGRNESGQLDVPFSSAYEFSDLALGANFSCAIRQRNGLVLCWGGRGRTQFNNDLTETVSFESIVAGSNIVCGISTRNLSMTCWGPEWSAENSTGNEVPFGMVIPGPCVQSLCNKCGMYPNSEVLCDGSGNICKACQTELPVAVPLPPKTPPPSPPAKGMSKLSLVFLIVGSVGAFFGICSVVYCLWIGACGFLLGRNHNSVQPATMDAMADTSAVPEIGPNYPPLRSFSIRAPSLRSSRRQMSGSSSRYADKTENFSLSELAAATNNFSLENKIGSGSFGIVYKGKLADGREVAIKRGEKDAKAKKFQEKESAFDSELALLSRLHHKHLVSLIGYCEENNERLLVYEYMNNGAVHDHLHGKNNTEKGSSILNSWRRRIKIALDAARGIEYLHNYAVPPIIHRDIKSSNILLDANWTARVSDFGLSLMGPESDQEFMSTKAVGTVGYIDPEYFVLNVLTAKSDVYGLGIVLLELLTGRRAVFKNEEEGTGPMGVVEYARPLIYAGDLQKVLDNRVGPPETHETEAVELMAYTALHCVNLEGKERPNMIDIVANLERALALCEETRPSFSTTTLSTPSD comes from the coding sequence ATGACAGTGGcctttttttctcttcctttcgtATTCATCATCAGTCTGTTGATAGGAGGACATGAAGTACTCGTTAATGGCCTTGGCTCTGCCTCCACCATTACCGTCATCTATGGAACTGCCACCTTTTGTGGAATCATTGCAGGCGAACCCACACAGAGAATTCAATGCTTCCAGGACGGAAAGAACATTTCAGTACAACCCAAAGTCTCCTTTGAGTCCATATCAGGTGGGTTTAGCTTCTTTTGTGGTCTTAGGTCCGGTGGATACAGCATCCTTTGTTGGGACACCACACCAACCACCTTCAACTTAACCTTTCAGCCAAAACGCATATACTTCAACTACAGCATCAGATTGACTGATCTGACAGTTGGGTATGACCATCTGTGTGCTAGAGAGATCAATTCTGGTGTTGCAAGGTGTTGGAGAGGAGGGGAGAATGGTAGGTCTCTAGTTTTATCACCTGGGTCTGATTTGAGGTTCAGTACAATCACTTCTGGGAGAGGGTTTTCTTGTGGGATTTTGAGGAATAACAGTAGAGTATCTTGTTGGGGTAATAGAGATATAGGAGCAGAGATTCAAAACCTGATTGGAAACTTGACAATGTCGAACTTAGTTGCTGGAGATTCACATGTTTGTGGGATAACCAGAACTGGGATTTTGGTTTGTCAAGGGAGGAATGAGTCTGGGCAATTGGATGTTCCTTTTAGTTCAGCTTATGAGTTCTCTGATCTCGCATTGGGAGCAAATTTCAGTTGCGCTATTAGGCAGAGGAATGGATTAGTACTATGTTGGGGAGGAAGAGGCAGAACACAATTCAATAATGATCTAACAGAAACTGTTTCATTCGAGTCTATTGTCGCTGGTTCGAATATTGTTTGTGGGATTTCAACAAGAAATCTTTCCATGACATGTTGGGGGCCTGAGTGGTCTGCTGAAAATTCTACAGGAAATGAAGTTCCATTTGGAATGGTAATTCCAGGGCCATGTGTACAGTCTTTGTGTAACAAATGTGGCATGTATCCAAATTCTGAGGTTTTGTGTGATGGATCTGGAAATATCTGCAAGGCATGCCAAACTGAGCTCCCTGTTGCAGTGCCTTTGCCACCCAAAACTCCACCACCTTCTCCACCAGCAAAGGGTATGAGCAAgctttctttggtttttctgaTTGTTGGTTCTGTTGGAGCATTTTTTGGCATTTGCAGTGTTGTTTATTGTTTATGGATTGGGGCTTGTGGGTTCTTACTTGGTAGAAATCACAATTCTGTGCAACCTGCAACTATGGATGCCATGGCGGATACTTCTGCTGTGCCTGAAATTGGTCCTAATTACCCACCTCTAAGGTCGTTTTCGATCCGCGCACCGAGCTTGCGTTCTTCAAGGCGCCAGATGAGTGGGTCATCATCGAGGTATGCGGACAAGACTGAGAATTTTTCACTATCAGAGCTGGCCGCTGCTACCAACAACTTCTCATTGGAAAACAAAATTGGCAGTGGAAGTTTTGGCATTGTCTACAAAGGCAAGCTAGCTGATGGTCGTGAAGTAGCCATcaaaagaggagagaaagatGCCAAGGCCAAGAAGTTCCAGGAAAAAGAAAGCGCGTTCGATTCAGAATTAGCCCTTCTATCGCGACTGCACCACAAGCACTTAGTCAGTCTCATTGGATATTGCGAGGAAAACAACGAGAGGCTTTTGGTTTATGAGTACATGAACAATGGTGCAGTGCATGATCACTTGCATGGCAAAAACAACACCGAAAAGGGTAGCAGCATTTTGAATTCCTGGAGAAGGAGGATCAAAATCGCATTGGATGCTGCAAGAGGGATTGAGTATCTTCATAACTATGCAGTGCCACCAATAATCCACAGAGACATTAAGTCCTCAAATATACTCCTAGATGCTAATTGGACTGCCAGAGTATCTGATTTTGGATTATCACTAATGGGACCTGAATCCGACCAAGAATTCATGTCTACAAAAGCAGTTGGAACTGTCGGGTACATCGATCCCGAGTACTTTGTACTGAATGTATTGACAGCAAAGAGTGATGTCTATGGATTAGGGATAGTTCTGTTAGAGCTTTTGACAGGGAGGAGAGCAGTGTtcaagaatgaagaagaaggaactGGTCCAATGGGTGTGGTGGAGTATGCTAGGCCATTGATATATGCAGGAGATCTGCAAAAGGTGTTGGATAATAGGGTAGGTCCTCCAGAGACACATGAGACCGAGGCAGTTGAATTGATGGCTTACACTGCCTTGCATTGTGTCAATTTGGAAGGTAAGGAAAGGCCTAACATGATTGACATTGTTGCCAATTTGGAGAGGGCATTGGCTCTTTGTGAGGAGACCCGTCCTAGCTTCTCTACTACTACATTGTCCACTCCATCGGATTGA
- the LOC120002325 gene encoding phosphoinositide phospholipase C 4-like, producing MGSYRMCVCFTRKFRPTEAGPPSDVKDAFVKYADGGSQMTAEQLRKFLVEVQGSGSSIEEPERIVEQVLQKRHHIAKFTRQTLTLDDFHHYLFSADLNPPIGDQIHQDMTAPLSHYFIYTGHNSYLTGNQLSSDCSDIPIIKALDRGVRVIELDLWPNSGEDDVLVLHGRTLTTPVELIKCLKSIKEHAFSASSYPLIITLEDHLTPPLQTKVAKMLTETFGGMLFCPKSNPLEEFPSPEELKYRIIISTKPPKEYLKAKTNKDNKTNSMKEKDSDEDEWGTEPSELTVNRENGDMSDSDTNEDTQDDEDSEDGESELHRQGVSAYKELIAIHAGKPKGGLKEALKVEPTKVRRLSLSEQALERAAENHREELIWFTQKNVLRVYPKGTRFTSSNYKPHIGWTHGAQMVAFNMQGYGRALWLMHGMFRANGGCGYVKKPDFLMNKSQVFDPQAKLPVKKTLKVKIYKGDGWRFDFKPTHFDSYSPPDFYTRVGIAGVENDEVMKKTKAKEDDWTPVWNEEFTFPLTVPELALLRIEVHEYDMTQKDDFGGQTCLPVSELRPGIRAVPLFNRKGEMLPSVRLLMRFDFSDS from the exons atgggGAGTTATAGGATGTGCGTGTGCTTTACAAGGAAGTTTAGACCGACGGAAGCAGGTCCGCCTTCGGATGTGAAGGATGCTTTCGTGAAGTACGCGGACGGTGGGAGCCAGATGACGGCGGAGCAGCTGCGGAAGTTCCTAGTAGAGGTTCAGGGCAGTGGCTCATCGATCGAGGAACCAGAGCGGATCGTGGAGCAGGTCTTGCAGAAACGACACCATATTGCGAAGTTTACTAGGCAAACTCTCACTCTCGATGATTTTCATCATTACTTGTTCTCTGCGGATCTGAATCCACCTATTGGAGACCAG ATCCACCAGGATATGACGGCCCCATTGTCCCATTATTTCATATACACTGGTCACAATTCATACCTGACTGGAAACCAACTAAGCAGCGATTGCAGCGATATCCCAATCATTAAGGCACTGGATAGAGGTGTAAGAGTCATAGAGCTTGATTTGTGGCCAAATTCCGGGGAGGATGATGTACTCGTTCTTCATGGAAG GACATTGACAACTCCTGTGGAACTCATTAAATGTTTGAAATCGATTAAAGAACATGCATTTTCTGCCTCTTCATACCCTCTCATAATAACTCTTGAAGACCACCTCACCCCGCCTCTTCAAACCAAAGTGGCTAAG ATGCTTACTGAAACATTTGGAGGCATGCTGTTCTGCCCCAAATCTAATCCTTTAGAAGAGTTCCCTTCACCAGAAGAATTGAAGTATCGAATCATTATTTCAACCAAACCTCCCAAAGAGTACCTTAAAGCTAAAACGAACAAGGACAACAAAACAAACTCAATGAAGGAGAAGGATTCAGATGAAGATGAATGGGGAACGGAGCCATCAGAGCTTACAGTCAATCGAGAAAACGGAGATATG AGTGATAGTGACACAAATGAAGACACTCAGGATGATGAGGATAGTGAAGATGGTGAGAGTGAATTGCATCGGCAAGGGGTATCTGCATACaaggaattaattgctattCACGCTGGAAAACCCAAGGGTGGTTTGAAGGAGGCACTAAAAGTTGAGCCAACTAAAGTTAGACGCCTTAGTTTGAGTGAACAGGCGCTTGAAAGGGCTGCTGAAAATCACCGAGAGGAACTAATTTG GTTTACGCAGAAAAATGTCTTGAGGGTGTACCCAAAGGGTACTCGGTTTACCTCATCCAACTACAAGCCACATATTGGTTGGACTCATGGAGCTCAAATGGTTGCATTTAATATGCAG GGTTATGGTAGAGCACTTTGGTTAATGCATGGGATGTTTAGAGCCAATGGTGGATGTGGCTATGTCAAAAAGCCAGATTTTCTCATGAATAAAAGCCAAGTGTTTGATCCACAAGCAAAGTTGCCAGTGAAGAAAACTCTAAAG GTAAAAATATATAAAGGAGATGGGTGGCGTTTTGATTTTAAACCAACTCACTTTGATTCGTATTCCCCGCCAGATTTCTATACCAGG GTTGGCATAGCAGGGGTGGAAAATGATGAGGTAATGAAGAAGACAAAAGCAAAAGAGGATGACTGGACACCTGTTTGGAATGAAGAGTTCACATTTCCACTTACTGTTCCGGAGTTGGCTTTGCTTCGGATTGAAGTCCACGAATATGATATGACTCAGAAGGATGATTTTGGTGGCCAAACTTGTTTACCAGTCTCAGAATTGAGGCCGGGTATACGTGCAGTTCCCCTCTTTAATCGGAAGGGAGAAATGCTGCCATCGGTGAGGCTCCTCATGCGCTTTGATTTTTCCGACTCCTGA
- the LOC120002330 gene encoding probable pyridoxal 5'-phosphate synthase subunit PDX1 — MADTGVVTVYGNGAIYETTKKSPFSVKVGLAQMLRGGVIMDVVNAEQARIAEEAGACAVMALERVPADIRAQGGVARMSDPQLIKEIKQAVTIPVMAKARIGHFVEAQILEAIGIDYVDESEVLTLADEDNHINKHNFRIPFVCGCRNLGEALRRIREGAAMIRTKGEAGTGNIVEAVRHVRSVMGDIRVLRNMDDDEVFTFAKKIAAPYDLVMQTKQLGRLPVVQFAAGGVATPADAALMMQLGCDGVFVGSGVFKSGDPARRARAIVQAVTHYSDPDVLAEVSCGLGEAMVGINLNDDKVERYANRSE; from the coding sequence ATGGCGGATACCGGAGTTGTGACCGTTTACGGAAACGGTGCAATCTATGAAACGACGAAGAAATCCCCGTTCTCCGTTAAGGTGGGGCTGGCCCAGATGCTTCGTGGTGGCGTCATCATGGACGTCGTCAACGCAGAGCAGGCTCGCATCGCTGAGGAGGCAGGCGCGTGCGCCGTAATGGCACTCGAGAGGGTCCCTGCCGACATCCGCGCGCAGGGCGGTGTGGCTCGCATGAGTGACCCGCAACTCATTAAGGAAATCAAGCAGGCGGTGACCATCCCAGTCATGGCCAAAGCCCGTATCGGCCACTTCGTGGAGGCCCAAATCCTGGAAGCTATTGGCATTGACTACGTTGATGAGAGCGAGGTTCTCACCCTTGCTGACGAggacaatcacatcaacaagcACAATTTCCGCATTCCTTTCGTCTGTGGTTGCCGCAATCTGGGAGAGGCTCTGCGCAGGATCCGGGAAGGTGCGGCCATGATCCGTACGAAGGGCGAGGCGGGGACTGGTAACATCGTGGAGGCTGTTAGGCACGTGAGGTCCGTGATGGGTGACATCAGGGTCCTTCGCAACATGGACGACGATGAGGTCTTCACTTTCGCGAAAAAGATCGCCGCTCCCTATGACCTCGTTATGCAGACCAAACAGCTAGGGAGGCTTCCGGTGGTTCAATTCGCCGCGGGAGGTGTGGCGACTCCGGCAGACGCGGCTCTCATGATGCAGCTGGGCTGCGATGGAGTGTTTGTCGGGTCTGGTGTGTTCAAGAGTGGCGACCCGGCTAGACGCGCACGTGCTATAGTTCAGGCTGTGACGCATTACAGCGACCCTGATGTGCTGGCAGAGGTGAGCTGTGGACTGGGTGAGGCAATGGTGGGGATTAATCTGAATGATGATAAGGTCGAGAGGTACGCAAATCGATCAGAATAG